The following coding sequences are from one Streptomyces sp. NBC_00536 window:
- the npdG gene encoding NADPH-dependent F420 reductase — protein sequence MTSSDSTQKPPAKDPRDLPDVSGLIVGVLGGTGDQGRGLAYRLARAGQKVIIGSRAADRAETAAAELGLGVEGADNAECARRSDIVIIAVPWDGHAKTLEALREELTGKLVVDCVNPLGFDKQGAYALKPEEGSAAQQAALLLPGSRVTAAFHHLSAVLLQDESVDEIDTDVMVLGEVRADTDIVQALAARIPGMRGVFAGRLRNAHQVESLVANLISVNRRYKAHAGLRVTDV from the coding sequence ATGACTTCCTCAGACAGCACCCAGAAGCCCCCGGCGAAGGACCCCCGGGACCTGCCCGACGTCTCCGGCCTGATCGTCGGCGTCCTCGGCGGCACCGGTGACCAGGGCCGCGGCCTCGCCTACCGGCTCGCCCGGGCCGGCCAGAAGGTGATCATCGGCTCGCGCGCCGCCGACCGCGCCGAGACCGCCGCCGCGGAACTGGGCCTCGGCGTGGAGGGCGCGGACAACGCCGAGTGCGCGCGGCGCAGCGACATCGTGATCATCGCGGTGCCGTGGGACGGCCACGCCAAGACGCTGGAGGCGCTCCGCGAGGAGCTGACGGGCAAGCTCGTCGTCGACTGCGTCAACCCGCTGGGCTTCGACAAGCAGGGCGCCTACGCCCTCAAGCCCGAGGAGGGCAGCGCCGCCCAGCAGGCCGCCCTGCTCCTGCCCGGCTCGCGCGTCACCGCCGCCTTCCACCACCTGTCGGCCGTCCTGCTCCAGGACGAGTCGGTGGACGAGATCGACACCGACGTGATGGTCCTCGGCGAGGTCCGCGCCGACACCGACATCGTCCAGGCCCTCGCCGCGCGCATCCCCGGCATGCGCGGGGTCTTCGCGGGCCGGCTGCGCAATGCCCACCAGGTGGAGTCGCTGGTCGCCAACCTGATCTCGGTCAACCGCCGTTACAAGGCCCACGCGGGCCTGCGCGTCACGGACGTCTGA
- a CDS encoding ABC transporter permease, producing the protein MSTVTTKPTPTRSAPVSGPAAASDEGRLGLRAHLRHIGALARRNVLQIKQDPESMFDVLLMPIIFTLLFVFVFGGAISGKGNQEAYVNYVVPGLMAMMGMNIAMGVGTGVNDDFKKGVMDRFRSMPIARSSVLIAKIVVEVGRMMVAIAILLAVGFMLGLSIKTSVFDLLASIGLAAVFGASLMWIFILLGLTMKTAQAVQGMAMLVLMPLQFGSSIFAPPTTMPGWLQSFTDYNPLSNLADAARALINGTPIGNSVWITLAWSVGITVVTMPIAVRKFRNKT; encoded by the coding sequence ATGAGCACCGTCACCACGAAGCCCACCCCCACCCGCTCCGCCCCGGTCTCCGGACCGGCCGCCGCGAGCGACGAGGGCCGCCTGGGCCTGCGCGCCCACCTGCGCCACATCGGCGCGCTGGCCCGCCGCAACGTCCTGCAGATCAAGCAGGACCCCGAGTCGATGTTCGACGTCCTGCTGATGCCGATCATCTTCACGCTGCTGTTCGTGTTCGTCTTCGGCGGCGCGATCTCCGGCAAGGGCAACCAGGAGGCGTACGTCAACTACGTCGTCCCCGGCCTGATGGCCATGATGGGCATGAACATCGCGATGGGCGTCGGCACCGGCGTCAACGACGACTTCAAGAAGGGCGTGATGGACCGCTTCCGGTCCATGCCCATCGCCCGGTCCTCGGTGCTCATCGCCAAGATCGTGGTCGAGGTCGGCCGCATGATGGTGGCCATCGCGATCCTGCTCGCCGTCGGCTTCATGCTGGGCCTGTCCATCAAGACCTCGGTCTTCGACCTGCTCGCGTCCATCGGTCTGGCGGCCGTCTTCGGCGCCTCGCTGATGTGGATCTTCATCCTGCTCGGTCTCACGATGAAGACCGCCCAGGCCGTGCAGGGCATGGCGATGCTGGTCCTGATGCCGCTCCAGTTCGGCAGCTCGATCTTCGCCCCGCCGACCACGATGCCCGGCTGGCTGCAGTCCTTCACCGACTACAACCCGCTGTCCAACCTGGCCGACGCGGCCCGCGCCCTGATCAACGGCACGCCGATCGGCAACTCCGTGTGGATCACCCTGGCCTGGTCGGTGGGCATCACCGTGGTCACGATGCCGATCGCGGTCCGCAAGTTCCGCAACAAGACCTGA
- a CDS encoding site-2 protease family protein — protein MGHQGGRDERRISAVFLGIAAVMGVTGWAVWTDYAASTGLAVFLFVTSAWIVSLCLHEYAHARTALHGGDLSVGAKGYLTLNPLKYTHALLSIVLPVVFVILGGLGLPGGAVYIDRGRIQGRWKHSLISAAGPLTNVLFAVVCTAPFWLDGLDGVPVPFRFALGFLALLQVSAAILNFLPVPGLDGYGVIEPWLSYKVRREVEPLAPFGLLAVFALLWIPGVNAFFFDVVNAVLAKLGVSDFETYCGRDLYTFWRDANPVCSVSSLGPVSSLGG, from the coding sequence ATGGGTCATCAGGGTGGGCGCGACGAGCGGCGGATCAGTGCGGTGTTTCTCGGGATCGCCGCGGTCATGGGCGTCACCGGGTGGGCCGTGTGGACCGATTACGCGGCGAGCACCGGGCTCGCGGTGTTCCTCTTCGTCACGTCCGCGTGGATCGTCTCGCTGTGCCTGCACGAGTACGCGCACGCCCGTACCGCCCTGCACGGCGGGGACCTCTCGGTCGGCGCGAAGGGCTACCTGACGCTCAACCCGCTGAAGTACACGCACGCGCTGCTGAGCATCGTGCTGCCGGTGGTCTTCGTGATCCTGGGCGGGCTCGGTCTGCCCGGCGGGGCCGTGTACATCGACCGCGGGCGGATCCAGGGCCGGTGGAAGCACAGCCTGATCTCGGCGGCGGGACCGCTGACCAACGTGCTGTTCGCCGTCGTGTGCACGGCGCCGTTCTGGCTGGACGGCCTGGACGGGGTGCCGGTGCCCTTCCGCTTCGCGCTCGGGTTCCTGGCGCTGCTCCAGGTCTCGGCGGCGATCCTGAACTTCCTGCCCGTGCCGGGCCTGGACGGCTACGGCGTGATCGAGCCGTGGCTGTCGTACAAGGTGCGCCGCGAGGTCGAACCGCTGGCGCCCTTCGGGCTGCTCGCGGTCTTCGCCCTGCTGTGGATCCCCGGGGTCAACGCGTTCTTCTTCGACGTGGTGAACGCGGTCCTCGCCAAGCTCGGCGTGTCCGACTTCGAGACCTACTGCGGCCGCGACCTGTACACCTTCTGGCGGGACGCCAACCCGGTCTGCTCGGTCAGCTCGCTCGGCCCGGTCAGCTCGCTCGGCGGCTGA
- a CDS encoding AfsR/SARP family transcriptional regulator, translating into MRYAILGSAQAIRGDGTPVALGGARLRALLTALALRPGRAVPAEVLVGEVWGEEPPQDASGALQALIGRLRRAAGHGAVASEEGGYRLTAERDDIDLYRFERLARTAARHLEAGEPGRAAELYDEALALWRGPALADLPDPAAEAARWETVRLDARRGRLGAALALGEAERALPELAALCADLPLDEPLQVLRIRALRDAGRPAEALAAYDGVRRDLADRLGADPGPALRALHTELLAPPPAAQTPAAVTAPAPPAPVPAAPDGAAPDGNLRARLTTFVGREDDIRVIGADLAGARLVTLLGPGGAGKTRLSQEAAEAHARAGAGPAHWPDGVWMVELAPVDDPEDVAEAALAALGARETKLRGAAAEELRVLTGQTGDHPLERLTEHCSRRRMLLLLDNCEHVIGAAAELAERLLTHCPGVQILATSREPLGVPGELLRPVEPLPDPMAVRLFAERGAAARPGFTVADDPAAAAEICRRLDGLPLAIELAAARLRLLTPRQIADRLDNRFRLLTSGSRTVLPRQQTLRAVVDWSWDLLDAPERTVLARLSVFAGGCDLTAAEAVCAQDGADGDISDVADVLGSLVDKSLVVAAPGPGGDMRYRLLETVGEYAAERLAATAADQDATGRRHLVHYREFARTTDPLLRGRGQREGAERLATEYENLRTALRRAVATRDAGEALCLVHALFWYWQMRDLRSEMRHWTNAVAALGPDPFAQPVTPAQPVYEQVVDTPPPYTGELLTEAWRGIGLLQLAARDQSNESWFAPDLRPRIDGMVAAYRPGLPQICRNPGSLWIYAAMIGGDPGALRRIADDMVETSRRLGYRWELGSALQLRANVLANRADWAGNAARDADESLAIFEDLGDDWGCAEALSARAESREKRGEYALAAEDYRAAIGHAERLGARGQVLVLRVRMAGVLLEDGGGEQAEEILTEVLAAEQRFGGEAMPPARMFLATRLGSTGRIPEARAQLQDLREEFAYGVFAVFDGFLQGIVAWLDNEEGKHEDALAQVRLALTTFGDPLSLMVSPQMPAVYLLAAAEAHAGLGGSGHGLAAARLFGAYRALLPPAHVPVTTERAGAARTEEWARAVLGDAAFEAAYAEGGGLSLEEATALV; encoded by the coding sequence GTGCGTTACGCGATTCTCGGCAGTGCCCAGGCAATCCGCGGCGACGGAACCCCCGTCGCCCTCGGCGGGGCACGCCTGCGCGCGCTCCTGACCGCGCTCGCCCTGCGCCCCGGGCGGGCGGTGCCGGCCGAGGTCCTGGTCGGCGAGGTCTGGGGCGAGGAACCGCCCCAGGACGCCTCCGGCGCCCTCCAGGCCCTCATCGGGCGGCTGCGCCGGGCCGCCGGGCACGGGGCCGTCGCCTCCGAGGAGGGCGGCTACCGGCTCACCGCCGAGCGCGACGACATCGACCTCTACCGCTTCGAACGCCTCGCCCGCACCGCCGCCCGGCACCTGGAGGCGGGCGAGCCGGGCCGGGCCGCCGAGCTGTACGACGAGGCGCTGGCCCTGTGGCGCGGCCCCGCCCTCGCGGACCTGCCGGATCCCGCCGCCGAGGCCGCGCGCTGGGAGACCGTACGGCTGGACGCGCGCCGGGGCCGCCTCGGCGCGGCCCTCGCCCTGGGCGAGGCGGAGCGGGCGCTGCCCGAACTGGCCGCCCTGTGCGCCGACCTGCCCCTGGACGAACCCCTCCAGGTCCTGCGGATCCGGGCGCTGCGCGACGCGGGCCGCCCCGCCGAGGCCCTGGCCGCCTACGACGGCGTACGCCGCGACCTCGCCGACCGGCTCGGCGCCGACCCGGGACCCGCCCTGCGCGCCCTGCACACGGAACTGCTGGCCCCGCCGCCCGCCGCCCAGACCCCCGCGGCGGTCACCGCCCCCGCGCCCCCCGCGCCCGTACCGGCCGCCCCCGACGGGGCCGCACCCGATGGAAATCTGCGCGCCCGGCTCACCACCTTCGTCGGCCGCGAGGACGACATCCGGGTCATCGGCGCCGACCTCGCCGGGGCCCGGCTGGTCACCCTCCTCGGCCCCGGCGGGGCGGGCAAGACCCGGCTGTCCCAGGAGGCCGCCGAGGCCCACGCCCGGGCCGGCGCCGGCCCGGCCCACTGGCCCGACGGGGTCTGGATGGTCGAACTGGCCCCGGTCGACGACCCCGAGGACGTCGCCGAAGCCGCCCTCGCCGCCCTCGGCGCCCGCGAGACCAAACTGCGCGGCGCCGCCGCCGAGGAACTGCGCGTCCTCACCGGGCAGACCGGCGACCACCCCCTGGAGCGGCTCACCGAACACTGCTCCCGGCGCCGCATGCTGCTCCTCCTCGACAACTGCGAGCACGTCATCGGCGCCGCCGCCGAGCTGGCCGAGCGGCTGCTCACGCACTGCCCGGGCGTGCAGATCCTGGCCACCAGCCGTGAACCCCTCGGCGTGCCGGGGGAGTTGCTGCGGCCCGTGGAACCGCTGCCCGACCCGATGGCGGTGCGGCTCTTCGCGGAGCGCGGGGCCGCCGCCCGCCCCGGGTTCACCGTCGCCGACGACCCGGCCGCCGCCGCCGAGATCTGCCGCCGCCTGGACGGGCTGCCGCTGGCCATCGAACTGGCCGCGGCGCGGCTGCGGCTGCTCACCCCGCGCCAGATCGCCGACCGCCTCGACAACCGCTTCCGGTTGCTGACCAGCGGGAGCCGGACCGTGCTGCCCCGCCAGCAGACGCTGCGGGCGGTGGTCGACTGGTCCTGGGACCTGCTGGACGCACCCGAACGCACCGTCCTGGCCCGGCTGTCGGTCTTCGCGGGCGGCTGCGACCTGACCGCCGCCGAAGCCGTCTGCGCGCAGGACGGCGCCGACGGAGACATCTCCGACGTGGCCGACGTACTCGGTTCACTCGTCGACAAGTCCCTGGTCGTCGCCGCCCCCGGACCCGGCGGGGACATGCGCTACCGGCTGCTGGAGACCGTCGGCGAATACGCCGCCGAACGGCTCGCCGCCACCGCCGCCGACCAGGACGCCACCGGCCGCCGCCACCTCGTCCACTACCGCGAATTCGCCCGCACCACCGACCCGCTGCTGCGCGGCCGCGGCCAGCGCGAGGGCGCCGAGCGGCTCGCCACCGAGTACGAGAACCTGCGCACCGCCCTGCGCCGCGCCGTCGCCACCCGCGACGCGGGCGAAGCGCTGTGCCTGGTCCACGCCCTCTTCTGGTACTGGCAGATGCGGGACCTGCGCAGCGAGATGCGGCACTGGACCAACGCCGTCGCGGCCCTCGGACCGGACCCCTTCGCGCAGCCCGTCACCCCCGCGCAGCCCGTGTACGAACAGGTCGTGGACACGCCCCCGCCGTACACCGGGGAGCTGCTCACCGAGGCCTGGCGCGGCATCGGGCTGCTCCAGCTCGCCGCCCGCGACCAGAGCAACGAGAGCTGGTTCGCACCGGACCTCCGCCCGCGGATCGACGGCATGGTCGCCGCCTACCGGCCCGGCCTGCCGCAGATCTGCCGCAACCCCGGGTCCCTGTGGATCTACGCTGCGATGATCGGCGGCGACCCGGGCGCGCTCCGGCGGATCGCCGACGACATGGTGGAGACCAGCCGCAGGCTCGGCTACCGCTGGGAACTGGGCTCCGCCCTCCAGCTGCGCGCCAACGTGCTGGCCAACCGGGCCGACTGGGCGGGGAACGCGGCCCGCGACGCCGACGAGAGCCTGGCCATCTTCGAGGACCTGGGCGACGACTGGGGCTGCGCCGAGGCCCTCTCGGCCCGCGCGGAATCCCGCGAGAAGCGCGGCGAGTACGCCCTGGCCGCCGAGGACTACCGGGCGGCCATCGGGCACGCCGAACGCCTCGGCGCCCGGGGCCAGGTACTGGTGCTGCGCGTCCGGATGGCCGGGGTCCTCCTGGAGGACGGCGGCGGCGAGCAGGCCGAGGAGATCCTGACCGAGGTCCTGGCGGCCGAACAGCGCTTCGGCGGCGAGGCGATGCCTCCCGCCCGGATGTTCCTGGCCACCCGGCTCGGCTCCACCGGCCGGATCCCCGAGGCCCGTGCCCAGCTCCAGGACCTGCGCGAGGAGTTCGCCTACGGCGTCTTCGCCGTCTTCGACGGGTTCCTGCAGGGCATCGTGGCGTGGCTGGACAACGAGGAGGGCAAGCACGAGGACGCCCTGGCGCAGGTCAGGCTCGCGCTGACGACCTTCGGGGACCCGCTGTCCCTGATGGTCTCGCCGCAGATGCCCGCCGTGTACCTGCTGGCCGCGGCCGAGGCGCACGCCGGACTCGGCGGCAGCGGGCACGGCTTGGCCGCGGCCCGGCTGTTCGGTGCCTACCGGGCCCTGCTGCCCCCGGCCCACGTGCCGGTCACCACGGAACGCGCGGGCGCGGCCCGGACCGAAGAATGGGCCCGGGCGGTGCTGGGCGACGCGGCGTTCGAGGCGGCGTACGCCGAAGGCGGCGGCCTCTCCCTGGAGGAGGCCACCGCCCTCGTCTGA
- the panB gene encoding 3-methyl-2-oxobutanoate hydroxymethyltransferase encodes MTHAVSPAREASGPTLYGGKGSRRITVRDLGLAKERGEKWPMLTAYDAMTASVFDEAGIPVMLVGDSMGNCHLGYETTVPVTMDEMTLLSAAVVRGTSRALIVGDLPFGSYQEGAVQALRSATRLVKEAGVGAVKLEGGARSLAQTELIVQSGIPVMSHLGLTPQSVNAMGYRVQGRGDEAAHQLLRDAKAAQDAGAFAVVLELVPAELAAEVTRSLHIPTVGIGAGAECDAQVLVWTDAMGLTGGKMPRFVKQYANLRATMTDAAKAFAEDVVGGTFPLEEHSVH; translated from the coding sequence ATGACGCATGCCGTTTCGCCTGCCCGCGAAGCCTCCGGCCCCACCCTGTACGGGGGCAAGGGCAGCCGTCGCATCACCGTCCGTGACCTGGGCCTCGCCAAGGAACGCGGCGAGAAGTGGCCCATGCTCACCGCTTACGACGCGATGACCGCGTCCGTCTTCGACGAGGCCGGGATCCCGGTCATGCTCGTCGGCGACTCCATGGGCAACTGTCACCTCGGCTACGAGACCACCGTCCCGGTGACGATGGACGAGATGACCCTCCTGTCGGCGGCGGTCGTACGGGGCACCAGCCGGGCCCTGATCGTCGGCGACCTCCCCTTCGGCTCGTACCAGGAAGGCGCGGTGCAGGCGCTGCGCAGCGCCACCCGCCTGGTCAAGGAGGCCGGTGTGGGCGCGGTCAAGCTGGAGGGCGGCGCGCGTTCGCTGGCCCAGACCGAGCTGATCGTGCAGTCCGGCATCCCGGTCATGTCCCACCTGGGGCTGACCCCGCAGTCCGTCAACGCCATGGGGTACCGGGTGCAGGGGCGCGGCGACGAGGCCGCGCACCAGCTGCTGCGGGACGCGAAGGCGGCGCAGGACGCGGGCGCCTTCGCGGTGGTCCTGGAGCTGGTGCCGGCCGAGCTGGCCGCCGAGGTCACCCGCTCCCTGCACATTCCGACGGTCGGCATCGGCGCGGGCGCGGAGTGCGACGCCCAGGTCCTGGTGTGGACCGACGCGATGGGTCTGACCGGCGGGAAGATGCCGCGCTTCGTGAAGCAGTACGCGAACCTGCGGGCGACGATGACGGACGCGGCGAAGGCCTTCGCCGAGGACGTGGTCGGCGGAACGTTCCCGCTGGAAGAGCACAGCGTCCACTGA
- a CDS encoding ATP-binding cassette domain-containing protein, which yields MRDMTRNDNTPGRGAHGTHAVEVRGLVKHYGETKALDGVDLDVREGTVLGVLGPNGAGKTTLVRCLSTLITPDAGTAVVAGFDVVRQPRQLRRTIGLTGQYASVDEKLSGWENLYMIGRLLDLSRKDARRRADELLERFSLTDAAKKAVMNYSGGMRRRLDLAASMIGSPAVLYLDEPTTGLDPRTRNEVWDEVQRMVAEGATVLLTTQYMEEAEQLASELTVIDHGKVIANGKVDELKARVGGRTLKIRPADPADLPGMARSLAETGLDGLAGSQAVPDEGVLLVPILSDEQLTAVVGLLAARGYAIADLGTYLPSLDEVFLAITGHKATPVDAHQTEEVAA from the coding sequence ATGAGGGACATGACGCGAAACGACAACACCCCCGGCCGTGGGGCACACGGCACCCACGCGGTAGAGGTACGGGGACTGGTCAAGCACTACGGCGAGACCAAGGCCCTGGACGGCGTGGACCTCGATGTCCGTGAGGGCACGGTCCTCGGGGTCCTCGGCCCCAACGGCGCCGGGAAGACCACCCTGGTCCGCTGCCTCTCCACCCTGATCACCCCGGACGCGGGCACCGCCGTCGTCGCGGGCTTCGACGTGGTCCGCCAGCCGCGGCAGCTGCGCCGCACCATAGGCCTGACCGGCCAGTACGCCTCGGTCGACGAGAAGCTCTCCGGCTGGGAGAACCTCTACATGATCGGGCGGCTGCTGGACCTGTCCCGCAAGGACGCCCGCCGCCGCGCGGACGAGCTGCTGGAGCGGTTCTCGCTGACCGACGCGGCCAAGAAGGCCGTCATGAACTACTCCGGCGGCATGCGGCGGCGCCTGGACCTCGCCGCGTCCATGATCGGCAGCCCGGCGGTGCTCTACCTGGACGAGCCGACCACCGGTCTGGACCCCCGTACCCGCAACGAGGTGTGGGACGAGGTGCAGCGGATGGTCGCCGAGGGCGCGACGGTCCTGCTCACCACCCAGTACATGGAGGAGGCCGAGCAGCTCGCCAGCGAGCTGACGGTCATCGACCACGGCAAGGTCATCGCCAACGGCAAGGTCGACGAGCTGAAGGCCCGGGTCGGCGGCCGCACCCTGAAGATCCGCCCCGCGGACCCGGCCGACCTGCCGGGCATGGCCCGCTCGCTGGCCGAGACCGGCCTGGACGGCCTCGCCGGCAGCCAGGCCGTCCCGGACGAGGGCGTCCTGCTGGTCCCGATCCTGAGCGACGAGCAGCTGACCGCGGTGGTGGGCCTGCTGGCCGCCCGCGGCTACGCCATCGCCGACCTGGGCACCTACCTGCCCAGCCTGGACGAGGTCTTCCTCGCCATCACCGGCCACAAGGCCACCCCCGTGGACGCCCACCAGACCGAGGAGGTAGCGGCATGA
- a CDS encoding endonuclease/exonuclease/phosphatase family protein yields the protein MAQAYMTDTGNGGPEPEPSGSGLRGRLAALRKDPGIWRRGIVTAALAVLIALVMIFHARLPNDVGNLGSLTETFLPWLAVPIVLLLVIGVVRKSATALIALALPSVVWVHLFGGLISDKSGSGGNLVVATHNVDAENLDPRGTAASIAKSGADVLALTELKASAVPVYEEVLAGTYKYHAVEGTVGVWSKYPLSSSKPVDIKMGWTRAMRTTVDTPSGQVATYIAHLPSVRVKLNAGFTATQRDNSAGALGAALAAEPLKKVLLLGDLNGTMNDRALSEVTSQMRSTQGAAGDGFGFSWPSRFPMARIDQIMVRGIKPEASWTLPRTGSDHLPIAARLTVRP from the coding sequence ATGGCACAGGCGTACATGACGGACACGGGGAACGGCGGTCCGGAGCCTGAGCCCTCCGGATCCGGACTCCGCGGCCGACTGGCCGCCCTGCGCAAGGATCCCGGGATCTGGCGGCGCGGCATCGTGACCGCGGCGCTGGCGGTGCTGATCGCACTGGTGATGATCTTCCACGCCAGGCTGCCCAACGACGTGGGCAACCTCGGCAGTCTCACCGAGACCTTCCTGCCCTGGCTCGCGGTGCCCATCGTCCTGCTGCTGGTCATCGGCGTCGTGCGCAAGTCCGCGACCGCGCTGATCGCGCTCGCGCTGCCGTCCGTCGTCTGGGTGCACCTCTTCGGCGGCCTGATCAGCGACAAGTCCGGCTCCGGCGGCAACCTCGTGGTCGCCACCCACAACGTCGACGCCGAGAACCTCGACCCGCGCGGCACCGCCGCCTCGATCGCGAAGTCGGGGGCCGACGTCCTGGCGCTGACCGAGCTGAAGGCGAGCGCGGTCCCCGTGTACGAGGAGGTGCTCGCCGGCACGTACAAGTACCACGCGGTCGAGGGCACCGTCGGCGTGTGGAGCAAGTACCCGCTGTCCTCCAGCAAGCCCGTCGACATCAAGATGGGCTGGACCCGCGCCATGCGGACCACCGTGGACACCCCCTCCGGCCAGGTCGCCACCTACATTGCGCACCTGCCCTCGGTCCGGGTGAAGCTGAACGCGGGCTTCACCGCCACCCAGCGCGACAACAGCGCCGGGGCCCTGGGCGCCGCGCTCGCCGCGGAGCCGCTGAAGAAGGTCCTGCTGCTCGGCGACCTCAACGGCACGATGAACGACCGCGCGCTGTCCGAGGTCACCTCGCAGATGCGCTCCACGCAGGGCGCCGCGGGCGACGGCTTCGGCTTCAGCTGGCCGTCCCGGTTCCCGATGGCCCGGATCGACCAGATCATGGTCCGCGGGATCAAGCCCGAGGCCTCCTGGACCCTCCCGCGCACCGGCAGCGACCACCTGCCCATCGCGGCGCGGCTCACGGTCCGGCCGTAG
- the map gene encoding type I methionyl aminopeptidase, whose product MSGQSLLVPGELSPALSVPGNIRRPEYVGKPAPTPYTGPEVQTAETIEAMRIAGRIAAQAMEEAAKLIAPGVTTDALDRVAHAYMCDHGAYPSTLGYRGFPKSLCASVNEVICHGIPDSTVLRDGDIVNLDVTAYIGGVHGDNNATYLCGDVDEESRLLVERTRESLNRAIKAVKPGRQINIIGRVIESYAKRFGYGVVRDFTGHGINSSFHSGLIVPHYDSPHATTVIEPGMTFTIEPMLTLGTHEYDMWKDGWTVVTKDRKRTAQCEHTLVVTDTGAEILTLP is encoded by the coding sequence ATGTCTGGCCAGTCACTGCTCGTTCCAGGCGAGCTTTCCCCCGCCCTTTCCGTTCCCGGAAACATCCGCCGGCCCGAGTACGTGGGCAAGCCCGCGCCCACTCCGTACACCGGGCCGGAGGTGCAGACGGCCGAGACCATCGAGGCGATGCGCATCGCCGGCCGCATCGCCGCACAGGCGATGGAGGAGGCCGCCAAGCTGATCGCCCCCGGGGTGACCACCGACGCGCTGGACCGGGTCGCGCACGCGTACATGTGCGACCACGGCGCCTACCCGTCGACCCTGGGCTACCGGGGTTTCCCCAAGTCCCTCTGTGCCTCCGTCAACGAGGTCATCTGCCACGGCATCCCGGACTCCACGGTGCTGCGCGACGGTGACATCGTGAACCTCGACGTCACGGCGTACATCGGTGGTGTGCACGGCGACAACAACGCCACCTACCTGTGCGGTGACGTCGACGAGGAGTCGCGCCTGCTGGTCGAGCGCACCCGCGAGTCGCTGAACCGCGCCATCAAGGCGGTCAAGCCGGGCCGCCAGATCAACATCATCGGCCGGGTCATCGAGTCGTACGCCAAGCGCTTCGGCTACGGCGTGGTCCGGGACTTCACCGGGCACGGCATCAATTCGTCCTTCCACTCCGGCCTGATCGTCCCGCACTACGACAGCCCGCACGCCACCACCGTCATCGAGCCCGGCATGACCTTCACCATCGAGCCGATGCTGACGCTGGGCACCCACGAGTACGACATGTGGAAGGACGGCTGGACGGTCGTCACGAAGGACCGCAAGCGGACGGCCCAGTGCGAGCACACGCTGGTGGTGACGGACACCGGGGCGGAGATCCTCACGCTGCCGTAG
- a CDS encoding biliverdin-producing heme oxygenase has product MDAFSTVIRVASHEQHTEAETSSFMSDLLGGRLGVDAYTRYTEQLWFVYRALEDAAESLKDDPVAGPFIQPELMRVAEIERDLAHLLGPGWRENVVALPATRAYADRVAACAAEWPGGYVAHHYTRYLGDLSGGQIIRDKAERTWGFERKGDGVRFYVFEAISNPAAFKRGYRELLDAIVADDLEKQRIIDECKRAFDFNGAVFRELGAQFPLSA; this is encoded by the coding sequence TTGGACGCCTTCTCTACGGTCATCCGCGTCGCCTCGCACGAGCAGCACACGGAGGCCGAGACCTCGTCGTTCATGAGCGACCTCCTCGGTGGGCGGCTCGGCGTGGACGCCTACACCCGCTACACCGAACAGCTCTGGTTCGTGTACCGGGCGCTGGAGGACGCGGCCGAATCCCTCAAGGACGACCCGGTCGCGGGACCGTTCATACAGCCCGAGCTGATGCGCGTCGCCGAGATCGAGCGCGACCTCGCCCACCTGCTCGGCCCCGGCTGGCGCGAGAACGTGGTGGCCCTGCCCGCGACCCGCGCCTACGCCGACCGGGTGGCCGCCTGCGCCGCCGAGTGGCCCGGCGGGTACGTCGCCCACCACTACACCCGCTACCTCGGCGACCTCTCCGGCGGGCAGATCATCCGCGACAAGGCCGAGCGCACCTGGGGCTTCGAGCGCAAGGGCGACGGCGTGCGGTTCTACGTCTTCGAGGCCATATCCAACCCGGCGGCCTTCAAGCGCGGCTACCGCGAACTGCTGGACGCGATCGTCGCGGACGACCTGGAGAAGCAGCGCATCATCGACGAGTGCAAGCGCGCCTTCGACTTCAACGGAGCGGTCTTCCGCGAACTGGGCGCCCAGTTCCCGCTCAGCGCCTGA